TATTAGCCTGACAGGAAATGAAAAATACTGTTTTGGTATTATTTCCATAGTAGCCCCCACCATTAAAGTGGAATAGATATCCTTTACCGAAACATCAAAATCCCAGGGAGCCTGATTTCCGATGACATCCTCAGATGTTATTCCAAAAATATCCGTAAAGTATGTAATAAAATCTATTACACTGCGGTGGCTCACCACCACACCCTTGGGTATCCCCGTGGAACCTGAAGTGAAGATTCCGTACAGCGGATCGATGTCTAAAGTATGATTCCGGATTTCCGCCAGCTTTTTTTCATCGATTTCTCCCTTCTCCAATTCTTGCAGATCATATACAGACCCATCGAATAAAAGTCCCTCTCTGTCTCCGTCATAATCTTTGGAAGTAATTAAAACGCCCGCATCTAAAGTATCAAGTATCTGATGCAGCCTTGCCTTCGGCTGCTTTGTATCCAGTAAAACGTAAAAACAGCCCGCATACACAATTCCCAGGAACAGGCAGATCGTATCCACGCTCTTATCCATGAATACAGGCACCGGCTGGCCCGGCTTCACATATCTGGACAATTTTGATCCGATTTTTCTTGATTTCTCCAATAATTCGCTATATGTACAGGACGTATCAACATCCGCAAATGCTGTTTTATCCGAAAATTTCTCTTTGGACTGTTCCAGGTAATCCAGTATGCTCCTGTTCATCCAAACACACTCCTTTTATATGTATTTCTATCCTCTTAGCAGTAAGTAACAAACTTGATTATAGCAAATATTTTTAATGATATTCAGTTTTATTTCTTACTTTTTCCTTACATTAGAAAGTCAGGTCAGTCAAAAATCAAATAACAAAAGGTGTACCAATGACTTCATATAAAGTATATGAAGTCATTGGTACACCTATGCAAACTGTTATTCACTTTAAGTCTAAAAGGCCAAAAAGCTTTGCCAGACCTCACCCAGACAATGAAGATATCCTGCCTTTTCCACACTTGCCTCATAAAGCAGATTCACCTGTCCGATTTCTTTTCCTTCCAGCGTATAGACCGCCTTTCCTGCTACATCTCCCTTTTTTACAGGTGCCTTTATATGTTCCGGAAGCTCAACCGCTTTTTCAATCTGATCAAGGGGTTTCCCTTCCGTATCAAGATAGCGGAATTCCCCTTCATATGTACAGCCCACCTGCTTCTCTGTACCCCCCTTTACGGTGATTTCGCCGGGATTCTCCTGATTCTCATCCACGTAAAGGTTACATATTCCAAATCCATAGTTCAACATAGAGGCTGCATCAGCGAAGCGGACCTTGTAATCCGGTGCCCCCATTACTACAGATATCAGCTGTATCCCTCCCCGCTCTGCCACAGCAGATACACAGTATTTAGCCAAACTGGTACTGCCTGTTTTTAATCCTACACACCCCTCATATCCACGAATCAATTTATTGGTATTGGACAAGGTAAACGGTTTTGTGCCCTGTTTAGTTACATGCGTGATGTCCTCCATCCAGATAGAGGAATAATTCAGAACCTGGGGATAGTGCGTGACTAGTTCACGAGACATCAATGCTACATCATGAGCCGTGGTATAATGATTCGTTGAGT
The window above is part of the Novisyntrophococcus fermenticellae genome. Proteins encoded here:
- a CDS encoding D-alanyl-D-alanine carboxypeptidase family protein, which gives rise to MKKFLIVLLTLAMILPSMSITAKADLELASPSVILMESSTGQILYGQNADEQRSPASITKIMTLILIFDELDKGNLELTDQVTTSAHAKSMGGSQVFLEEGEQQTVETMIKCIVIASGNDASVAMAEHIAGSEAEFVSRMNTRAKELGMNDTNFEDCCGLTDSTNHYTTAHDVALMSRELVTHYPQVLNYSSIWMEDITHVTKQGTKPFTLSNTNKLIRGYEGCVGLKTGSTSLAKYCVSAVAERGGIQLISVVMGAPDYKVRFADAASMLNYGFGICNLYVDENQENPGEITVKGGTEKQVGCTYEGEFRYLDTEGKPLDQIEKAVELPEHIKAPVKKGDVAGKAVYTLEGKEIGQVNLLYEASVEKAGYLHCLGEVWQSFLAF